Below is a genomic region from Ketobacter sp. MCCC 1A13808.
ATTTCATGCCGGTAAAGCCCGCGCCACTGTAATTGGCCGATATGCCTTCGAAGCTGCCCGGCTCATCGGCAATCAAATGCAGCTTGGTTGTCATACCGGCCATCGAATAAATCTGACTACCCAACTGCGGAATAAAGAATGAGTTCATGGTGGTATCAGAGGTAATTTTGAACTCCACCGGTACGCCGGTGGGAAAGACCACTTCATTCACCGACGCAATGCCCTGATCAGGATAGATAAATAACCACTTCCAATTCAGCGACACAACTTCGATAGTCAGGTGGTCTTTTTCATGAGTGAGCTTTTTGTAAGGATCCAGCGCCTGGGTCGATTGCCAGGTAATGGTAGCCAGAATGGCGATGATCAGAATGGGTATAAACCAAACCACAATTTCGATTTTTTTCGAATGGGACCACTTCGGCATATACACTTCATGCTCACGACCGTCACGGTATTTCCAAGCGAAATACAAGGTCAGAAGAATCACCGGGATAACAACCAGCAGCATTAATACTGTCGAGAGTATAATTAAGTATTTTTCGTCGGCGCCCACCTGACCTTTGGGGTCAAGCACGCCCCCGCTACATCCAGATAGCACGCCAAACACTGTCGCTACAGCAACATTTTTAAAGTTACGGGTCAACAAAGGGAATTTCCTCTACCCAAGAGGTTTACAACATCTGCAGCCCGCCAGCGAGCAACAGCACAAAAACCGAATTTCAGTCGAGGGGATTCTGGCTAGTCCGCAAAGGGGTTCCGGTTTTTACCTGAACCGATGGGGAAATACAGAATCAGAGAGAAACCGCAGGGGGCGCGCGACACCCGTGTGCGGATTGCGGAACAGAACGAAGATGAGTCGTATGAAGCGACAAACGAGAGGAATAGGTTCGCATTCCGGCACGAAGGGCAGGAACGGGATTGAACAGCTGCAAGCAACCTTCAATCAAATGGGGTTGGAATAATAAAGCCCAGGTAAAACTGAGGGCAATAATAAGATCCGCAGCGAAGAGCGCGTTATCTGTTGAGGCTAAAAGAAATTCGACGATACCAAATAAGCCACCGCAATAACTGAACACCAGATTGACGCCGACAACCAGGATAGTCAAAGCGCCCAAACGCTCTGCAAATGTCCTCCAGTCATGGGAAAACATAGCGTTCCGTAACGTTTCTTTGGCGTGGTTACTGCGTTCAGTCAACATCAAATGAGACGCCCTGCTAATTTATTCACCTGAATAAATAAGGTATTTGTGGTGTGTCAGGTTACTCTCGCATGCAGAATATCCGCGAAATGGATGTTGGTATCAGGATAATTCCGACAAGACTCCTGCGGCGGGAAGCCTATCAAAAATCCCATAACCTTACAAAGCAATTTGTGGGGCTGTTACCACAACGGATCGCTGTAACTCAACAAGACTTCGACAAAAGTAGTCCCATCGGGCTTAACTATCAATTGTTTGATGGTGAAACTATGTAACCGGATTGCCACAGGCACCCAGCGAAAACCGGGTTGACCACGGCTTCAATCCCGGGCTTTGGTTTTGCGGTACTCCACAGGCGTCTGCCCCACCCAACGCTTGAACGCACGGTAAAACGTGCTTGGTTCAGAAAAGCCGGTTAGGTAAACAATTTCGTCGATCGACTCATCCGTTCTGGCCAACAGTTTTTTTGCAAGATTGCAGCGGTAATCAGCCAGTAATTGATTGAAATTGGTATCCACTTCCGCCAGCCTGGTACGCAAGCTTCTGGGCTTGATGCCCAGCCGGTCTGCCACCGTTTCCAGATTCGCATTACCTGACTCCAGCAACTCACCGATCAGCCGATACACTTTAGAAATAAAGTCCTGCTTTTCCAGTTTTGCGACATGCTCATTTGCCAGCTGTTCGTGTAATCTCAGCAATTCCGGCTGAGCATGAGCTGAAGGCACCTGCATACTTTCGGCGGTGAAATAGATCCGATTGGCCTCACACTGAAACTTTACCGGACAGGTGAATACCCGTTCGTACTCAGCCAGATTATGGCCGGCTGCATGTTCGAAATGAATCTCAAGTGGCTTGAACGCGCCCTCGGTGACATAGTCAAAAAACTTCAACACGGCGATCACCACACACTCGGTCAGGTGCCGATAACCGGCGCCGCTGGCAAAACCCACGTTTCCAACAAACAAACCTACTTCGTCTTGATCCAGATTTGCGTTGACGGCATCGCTCAGTAGACGCTGATAATTCAGAGCCCGCTTCAGGCCTTCTCCAAAGGTTTCGCTACTTAGGAACAAATACTCCAGCACCTGGCCCTTGAACACCGGAATTTTCTCACCCAAGTGCAAACCGATATCCGGGTCGTTTGCGACCTCCTCGATCACCGACCAAAAAAGCGTCTGAGCCGAATGAGGTGTGCGCAAATCTTTTTCTTCCAGTTGTTCGTGCTTCAGCCCTATGCGCTGCAGCACAACGGAAGTATCAATGCCCAGATCCTGCATAGCCGAGTAAGCGAGCCGAACCAGCACACCAGAGTCGGTAAGTCCGCTCATTCAATACCTTCTATTAGGAAATTAACTGTATGAATTTCGAGAAAAAAATACGACAAATATTGGGTAATGATAGTCACCACCTAAGCGATTGACAATAGAGACGCAGCCTGTGATTGACTGCAATGACTGCGTTCGATGCCCAGCTGGGCAATTACGGCGTACAATCTGCCCCATATAATCCTAAAAATCTATACCTAAATATTCAACGATCCTATTATATGGGCTTATATACGGGCTTATTTTACTAAACTATTAATCACTCTCAGGAACCCATGATGATGGCCACCATTGAACTGGAAAAAGCACCCTCCACCATGAGCTTGTATTACCGGGCAGTCACCGGCAAAAAAGCCGGAAAAATGCAGGGCGACACCCTTCCAACCATCAAAGCCAATCTGAAAGGCGTCTGCGCCGACCTGAAAAAACTCAACCAATACCGCAAAGTATGTGGCTTTCCGGTTTCCGGCAGCCTGCCGGTCACCTACCCCCATATTCTCGCTTTCCCGTTGCACATGGAAATATTAGTGAATCCGCTGTTTCCGTTCCCATTGTTGGGTTTGGTGCATGTTAAGAACGAAATCACGCAATATCGTGCTATCGGCAATCAGGAAGTGCTGGATATCGAATGCGAATTAACGGGGCCGGAAGCCGTTTCCAAGGGTTTGGAGTTCAGTATTCTGACGCGGGTCAGCGTGGGAGGGAAGTTGGTATGGGAGAGCACCAGCACCAATCTGTACCGCACAAAGCAAGGCGCTTCTGGCGCTAAAGAGGAAAAGAAAAAGAGTGACACGTTTTCGGCAGACAACATGGTTTATTGGGATGTACCGGAAAACACCGGCCGTCGCTACGCAAAAGTGTCCGGGGATTCCAATCTGATTCACCTCTACGCCGTCACTGCCAAGCTCTTCGGGTTTCCCCGCGCAATCGCCCACGGTATGTGGAACAAAGCCCATGTAATAGGCGCTCTCGATGAGCAACTACCAAACGGGCCCTTCCGGGTCAGCGTGGCCTTCAAGTTACCGGTTTTCTTACCGTCAGAAGTGCAGTTTCTTTATGCCAATACAGGCGACACCATTGAATTCCGGGTGAAAGACAAAAAAGGGGAAAAGCCGCACCTCTCCGGCACCATCCAGGCGCTTTAAGCAGACTTAGGCATCAGGCCGTACCCACCTTCACAAGGTTGCGGCCTGCACCTTTGGCTTGATAAAGTCCGTTGTCTGCGCAGGCAATCATTTGTTCAACCGTATTGATATTATTTTGCTGCAGGTTCGCATCAAAGCACGCCACTCCGATGCTCACCCTCAAGGCGCGCTTTGTACAATCAATCAGCTCGATGGCGATACGGATTCGCTCTGCCAGTAAACTTCCGCCTTCCACATTAGTGCACGGCAAGATTACCGCAAATTCTTCCCCGCCGAAGCGAGCAACCAAGTCACCCGCTCTTAATTCGGTCACCAATGTCCGAGCGACCAGCTTGAGCGCCTGATCCCCTTCCGGGTGACCATAGTTGTCGTTGTATTCCTTAAAATGATCAATATCGATTAACAGCAAACACAATGGCTGCAGGGAGCGATAACACTGGGTAAACTCATGCTGAAGTCGCTCATCGAAAGAACGCCGATTATGGACTTTGGTCAAGCCATCCCGGATAGCCAGCTCCTTTAACTTCCGATTGGCTATCTCAAGCTCATTACGCTTTCGAAACAGTTCTTCCATTGCTTTTTTCTGCGAACTGATGTCGTTTATCTGAGATATGAAATAACGCGGACTGCCGTTTTCGTGCGTTACCATGGATACACTCAGCTGAACCCATACAATGGCGCCATTAGCATGAAAGTAACGTTTCTCCATCTGATAACTACTGCGCTTTCCATCCAGCATATCCTGCAAAAGATTCAGATCTTTATTCAGATCTTCCGGATGAGTAATCGCCTGAAAGTCCAAGGCCAGCAATTCGTCTTCTGTATACCCTACTATATCCAGCAAAGCCTGGTTAACCCGCAGCCAGTGCCCGTCTGTTGCCACCAAAGCCATTCCATTGGAGGCATATTTAAACGCACTTTCGAATAGCTCGATATTTTCATTCATTTTCTGGGTTGCGATTTGCCGACGCTGGTCCAATAGATCCCGCTCAATCACCTGACCGATCCCCAGCGCCATCAACTCCACCAGTTCAACATCTTCCTCGCAGAATGTTCTGGTATGGATTTCGGTATCTGTAAAATTCAGCGTTCCGTAAATTTGCTGCTCGACCCAAATCGGCGCTGCCAGATAGGTTTCCAGTTTTGCATTCTGATAAACAGGGTGCTGGCAACGATCCGGATCATTCCCCACCGCGTCGATTGCAATTGCCCGCTCTTCTTCCACAACCCAGGAACAATAGGTGTCCCCCAATGCAAATTGATCCCCTTCAGAGAATCCGCTATTGTCAGGAGCGACAGAGCGGATGGTATAGACATTGTTTTCGATGCGACTGGCTATACCAATTTTCATTCCCAGCAACTTCAACCCGGTTTCCAGGTAATCTTTATAAAGCGCGTTATAGTCTTTGTGTACTGAGAGACTCAGCCGGTACAGCTCGCGAAAGCGTAAAATTAGCTGCGCCGCAGAAATGGAATGATCGGGATCTGATGTTATCTCAGGTCTTAAGGTTTGCATTGCATTTGATGGCATAACTACCCGTCCGGCGCACCTTTCGTGACTCTTTATGAACTTGAAAATAATTTTAGCTGTATATTCAGCGTATTACCAAATAGCAGAAACAATTTCGCTATGATCGAAGTTAGTGTGGGGTTACACCCAATCTACGCACCATGGTACCAATAGCAAACCGTGAAAATATTCAGATATACTAGCGCTTCCTTCCAGAATCGTGCCAAATAGCTGTGAAAGTAAACGTATTACCCGCCGGATACCACATTGAGAACTTTTCTACGCTGCTCACTGCAGTGGCCCGTCAATACAGTGATTTGCTTTCAGAATCAGAGATTACGCTACACCGGCGCTTCGCCGAATGCAGCTATGAGGCAAAAAGCCTTTACGTGCGTTTACTTACCCGAAAAGGCCCTCTTTTTCGCATCGACAAAATACAGTATCAAGATATAAAAACCCCAAGAGATGCCCTTGCCGAGCTTCGATTGTTGAATTTGGTCCGAGAAAATCCCCCTGCTGAGACGGAGGAATTGTGCCATTTGTTCACTAAAGCAGAGCTGCTTCGACTTGTTACCGTTACCGGCGCATCCGATTCCAAGTTACAGCCGCATAAGCAGCTGCAACAATTGCGAAAGCCGGATTTAATCGCGACCATTGATGAACACTTCTGCCGCGACCAGCTAAGCGCGATCATCACCTCCGCTTACCCCTATGTAGCGCCGGCCTATACCGAGGAATTTGAAACCTACCGTATCTGCTTCTTCGGCAATGACCGCCAGGATTTAACCGAGTTTGTGATTACCGATCTGGGGCACCTAAAATACGAGTCCTATCCCCTCAATAAATCAGTACGCTACTTCACTGATCGAAAGCAGATTGAAAACCAGCTCGCCTATTCCCGGCTACGCCAGCAATTGCTGGACAAATCCATATCAGAAGATGCAAACACATTATTCATTCTGGCCAATCAACTACCTGAACCAAACCAACATCCGGCGCTTGAACGGCGATATCAAAATTTGATGAATACCGTTGCCCGGCAACTGGAAAGATTAGACGCATACGAACAGGCACTCACGCTTTACCGACGCTGTCAGCAACATCCCAGCCAAGAGCGCCAAGCCCGGATATTAAAAAAGCATGCGGAATTTGAAGCCAGTCTAGCGCTTTGCACTGAACTCAAGAACAGCACGCACCCGGAAGAAAAGGAGTTTGCACTGCGTTTTATACCACCGCTGGAGAAAGCTCTCGGAATCGCTTCGACATCAGCAACCGGCCATTCGCAACCGCTCGCCGCAAACCACCCCATCATTCAGACTGACCTGACGCTACCAAAATCCGAACTCAGCGTGGAGCTTAGCACTGCGATCGCCCTCAGTAGCCCTACGCAAGATTGTTACTACGTAGAAAACACCCTGTTTTGCAGCCTGTTCGGATTACTGTTCTGGGACATTATTTTCACTCCGATCCGGGGTGCTTTCATCAACGCTTTCCAGCGCGGCCCCCTTGACCTGTTCAGCGAACATTTTTATCGCGACAGAAAAATCCAAATCGATCAGCGGCTCGACCAATTGCAAAGTGATCAATGGCAATCGACCGTAATCCATCATTTTGAAACCAGACAAGGCATTGCCAATTACTTTGTCAACTGGGCGGTGATCAACGCCACACTATTGGAGCACTGCTTTACTTCCATACCACGGACTCATTTACAAAAAATTTTCCAACAGATCTTGCAACACCCCGGATTCTTTAGCAGTGGATTTCCGGACTTAATCCGCTTTCATCGAACATCCAGTCCGGACACCCGCTATGATCTCATCGAAGTCAAAGCACCCGGCGATAAATTGCAGGCGAATCAGAAGCGCTGGTTTCAATTTTTCGCACAACATCAAATGCCTGCACAGGTGCTCTGGATAAAATGGCAAGATCATGACTAAGCCTCAATACAGCGTTTCGATAACCGATCTGGCACACTTTTGCTGTCGGTCCGGCGATCTCAATCCGGTTTCGGAACAACGCACCCCCACAGCCCAGGAAGGCCAGGCAGGGCAGAAAATGCTCCAGTCGCGACGGCCGGCACACTACCAAGCAGAAGTATCGGTGCAGGCAAAATTCGAAACAGCTTGCACAACCTGGACGCTGAAAGGCCGTGCGGATGGCGTTATCGCTGCGCCGAAGTACCTTGTCGAGGAAATCAAAACTACCTATTTCAGCCAAGCCCGCCTCCCCGCAACCCAACAACAGCTGCACTTGGCACAGACCAGGCTCTACGCGGCGCTGTTACTACAACAAAACGCACTGACTTCTATAGAGGTGGTTTTAACCTACCTCTATCTGGAGGATGAAACCGAATACAGCTTCCAAACCACCGAAGTGGCTGAGTCCCTGAATCAGTTTCTGCACCTCTGCGTAGAGCAATTCGGCAACTGGCTGGACGCCTACTCACAATATCTGGATACCCGCAATCAATCGCTTGAACTGCTCACTTTTCCCTATCAGGATTACCGCCCCGGTCAACGACAACTATCCGTCACGCTCTATCGTGACATTCGAGATAAAAGAAACGGCCTATATCATGCGCCCACCGGATTGGGAAAAACTACAGCAATGCTATTTCCCGCGCTAAAACAGCTCCGCGCACAGGCGATCAAGCAGGTCTGGTATTTAACGGCTAAGAACAGTGGTCAAAAGAGTGTGAAACAAACCATGAACGCTCTGCAGACGCAACAGCCGTCCTTGAGGGTTTTGTTTTTGCAAGCGAAAGTGAGCCAGTGCCCGTGCCTGGTGGGCCCGGAAACCGAGCCGGAATTCAAGCTTGGAAACACCCCCCAACAGTGCCGATTTCAAACAGGCTACTATGACCGGCTGGAACAAGCCCGCAACCAATTCCGCGAGCGATCGAATTTCAGCGACGCTGATTTACTCAGGCTGTCCCAGGAATTTGATCTTTGCCCCCATCAACTCAGCCGCGATCTATTGCCCTGGGTCGATCTTGTGGTGGCGGATTACAATTACGTTTTTGATCCTCAGGCCCGGTTGCAGGAATACCTGACCAAGCAGAGTAAATACATAAGCCTGCTCGTGGATGAAGCCCACAATTTGCCGGACCGGGCTCGTGATATGTTCAGTGCCAGCCTATCTAGTACTCAGCTGATGCGGATCGAACAATCCGTTTCGTCGTCCGCAATGAAAAAGGCAATCAAGCAACTGCAAAAACAGTTAAAAAAGGTCATCAATCAAACAGAGGATGGGCACCAACTGGGCACAACGTTCAGTAATCTGCTGAAATCGACCACCGATCGGCTACTGGAATGGTTTGCCGAATCGAACGCGTCAACTGCAGCACCGGAATTGTTTGAACCGCTAATGCAGCTATGGCAGTTTGCTACCCGGGCGCAAACATTCGATGACAAGGATGCACTGATCCGCACGCCGGAGCCGGGCAGTGTGCGGATATTTTGTACTGACCCTGCACCACGGCTGAACCGGATTGCGGACGGCTTTCATTCTGTGCACTATTTTTCCGGCAGCCTGCTTCCACAGGCGTATTTCAGCCGTTCCTTCTCACAAACGCCCTTCGCCTCACAACTGATTCTGGAAAGCCCGTTTCCGCCACAACACCAGCGCACCCTGATTAGACCGGTAAATACCCGCTACCCGCAAAGACAACAGAGCGCCCCCCTGATCGCACAAACCATTGCAACCCTCTGGTCAGCCCATCCCGGACGTTACTTGCTGGCGTTTCCATCATTTGAATACTTAGACCTGGTGGCCCGTCATCTCGACTCCAGTCTGCCGATTCTCATTCAGCCCGGCGTCGGTAAATTAAAGCAACGCCGTGAGTTTTTACGCGCACTGGAGCAGACCGAATATTTAGCAATGGTGATCGCGGGCGGTATTTTCGCCGAAGGAATAGACCTGCAACACAACAAGCTCAGTGGTGTGCTTATCGTCGGCACCTGTCTGCCGCCTCCCTCGGCGGAGCAAGACCTGATCAAACAACGCTTTGACCAAGAAGGGCTTCCGGGCTTTGATTTTGCCTATCGGTATCCCGGTCTGAACAAAGTCATTCAAACCGCGGGCCGACTGATCCGCAGTGATGAGGACCAAGGGGTCGTTGTGCTGATCGACGACCGTTACACCCAAAATCAATACCGACGACTTCTCCCGATCCAATGGCGGCCATCGGTGGTGGCGACCGAACAGAAATTACGAGCGTTGGTGGAAGATTTTTTTTTACCAATTGACGTATAATTCCGCCATGCTAAATCCCAACTTTCTCATTATTGATTCCGGCATTGGCGGTCTGTCCATCTTGCAGGAAATTCAGCACCAGATTCCCGGGGCTAGCGCATGCTATGTGGCAGACAACGCGGCCTTCCCATACGGCACCCAGGAAGAATCCAATCTGGTCGCCCGCTTACTTACTCTAATGCCGCTATTACAACGCATTACTCAACCGGACATCATCATCATTGCCTGCAACACTGCCAGCACCATTGTGCTGGATCCGCTGCGCGCACAAACCCGGACTCCCATCATCGGCGTGGTTCCTGCAATCAAACCCGCGGCTCAGCTTAGCCGTAATCAGCATATTGCTCTTCTTGCGACACCGGGCACCATTCAACGCCAATACACCCAGCGCCTGATACAGGACTTCGCCTCGGATTGCACCGTTATCAAAGTCGGCAGTAGTGAGCTGGTGGAGGAAGCGGAGCGCAAATTTCGCGGGCTGCCGGTACGCCCCGAGTATATAAGGAACGCATTGGCCCCGCTCGCTGCGCACCTGACGCAAATCGATGTACTGGTGCTGGGTTGCACCCACTTTCCTTTCCTGAAAGAGGACATCTCAGCGCAACTGCCCAGCACGGTGAAGATGATAGACAGCGGTAACGCCATCGCGCGACGCGCTGCACAATTACTAGAAGAAATGCCCCTTTCCAGCCAAAAAACCGCTCAAAATTTGTTCTTCTTCACAGAAGACACCCCGGGTTCCCATATACTGGTGCCAGGAATATCGCATTTTGGGTTCGATAAAGTGCAGTTTATCGGCCAAAACACGATAGAATTTCCACAAAATCCTGGTGCATCATAAAGTGCTTTGATATAACTTTGTTTCAATAAAATCATAACAACGGATTCAGCTGTACTTCATGTCCAATAAACTGGCACTGGTAGTTGACGATTCTCGCATGGCCCGCTACGTTCTCAGCAAAATGCTAACAGAACAGGGTATTGATGTGGACTTAGTAGAGTCCGGAGAAGAAGCACTCGGTTACCTTTGCGGCAAAAAACCCAGCATGATCTTTATGGATCACACCATGCCCGGCATGGATGGTTTTCAGTGCTTACGCGCCATAAAAAACGATCCGCAAACGGCGAACATTCCCATCATCATGTACACCTCCAAAGAAGGTGAGGTCTACGAGAGTCAGGCCCGCGCCCTGGGGGCAGTGGATATTATTCCCAAAACCCTGAAACCACTGATGCTGACCAAAGTACTTGAACGGCAAAATTTGTTGCCTAATCAGGCCGGTGTCGAATATTACCAGAATGCCGTCGGTCAGGCCGCCAATGACGTGGTTATTGTGGATGCCTATTCCGACCAGGCTTACGAACCGGAGCCGCCAGCGGCACTGTCAGAAGCAAAGAAACACGCTTCTGCTACTGAGGAAGAACATCCGGAGCTGGAAGTTCTGGAGCAACGTATTGAGCAGCTCACCTCACAACTCAGCGGCATTAACAAATCCGGCAATAGCTTCGAAGGGCGTTTCAGTCGGTTACAGTACCTGGGTTTGGCATTGTGCGTCGTCTTTATCGCTTGGTTGTTACTCAACAATAACCAGCTTTCGCAAAAGATGACGACGCTTGAAACAGACCGTCGTAGTCTGCAGGAATCGCTGGACCAACAATCGCAGCAAAATGTCTCCGTCAAAAGCCAACTGGAAAAAGAAATCCAGGGGCAAGCCTCACTCACCAATGTTTATAACAAACGGTTCTATGAAAGCATTGAATGGGCTCTCAATGAAGCAGGCCATTTCGAGTGGAACGAAAAACCCTTCAACGACAAATTAGCGACCACGTTAACCCAGCTGGCAGAAAACCTGGACAGCGTCGGTTTTGTTGGCAAGGTGGATGTCAGAAGCCATCTGGGTCGCTTCTGTTTGCAAACCAAGGGTAACGGGGAACCCGCCCTGCCTGAACCTGGCCAGACGCTGAATAATTGCGAAATAACACAACTTTCACCGTCTATGATTGATTCAGTAGGCACCGAACAGACCCCCACCTTTGAGCGTTTCCTGGCTGCCTTTGAATCCGAATACGGCGAGGGGATCGATTTGGAGTTATCCACGGAAGGCGATCGTCAGCCTATAGTGCGCTACCCCAGCGAGGATTCATCAATGGATGCGGAACGCTGGAACAAATTCGCTTCCCGCAACCAGCGTATCGAGGTTTCAATCACGCCGTATTGATGCGGCGTGGCTTAATCTGGTCACAGTTGGGGCTAACAGGCCCTGGCCTGAAATGACCGTAACTTGTCACCAAACCACCTTTCGGTTAACCATTAACCCGTGCATATTCTAAACTTCACAGAAAGTCGAAGTGAGGTCATGTTATGGGTAGTTATCAATCTCAAGTAAAAAAATCACCTATACCGGTAAAACCGAGGCACCTGGATTTCGGCTTTCCCGACGAACTGCCCCGTTACTGGTTTGATGACAACCCCTACATGACGCATTTTCTTAACGCCCTTTCCTCCGTCTTTCCTGAAGGTGAGCGTTTTTTCATAGAAACAGTGCGCTTTTACATGGACCAGATTGAAGACCCTGAATTGCTTCAGGATATTCGAGGCTTTATCGGCCAGGAAGCGCATCACGGTAAACAACACGAAGCCTTTAATAACCTGATCGAAAAACAAGGCTATCCAATCAACCGCTTCGGGCGATTCATTAAGAAGCGGCTTGCCATGACCAGGGACTTTATGAAACCGGATGAACGGCTGGGCATAACCATTGCTCTGGAACATTTTACTGCTATTCTGGCGCATCAGGCACTTGCAGATCCCGCTTTCACTGAAAAAGCTCCGAAAGAATTCCGGGATTTAATTCTGTGGCATGCCATCGAAGAAACCGAGCACAAAGCGGTCGCATTTGATGTGTTCCAGAAAGTCAGCGGCAACACCTCGTTGCGCCGGAAAGTGATGCTGCGCACCTCGTTTTTCTTCTGGCTCCACATTTTTGCTTTGCAAATGGTGCTGCTCTGGAAAGACGGCATGCCCATTCGCCCACTTAAAATGGCGGAAACCATCAACTTTATGATCGGCAAGCCCGGCTTATTAAGAAAAATTGGTCGCGACTATCTGGATTACTACAAAGCGGACTTCCATCCCTGGCAGCATGATAACCGCAACTTAATTAGTAACTGGAAACAACGATTTTCCGGCATCGCAAGTTATATCGTGACCTAGAAACTGTTTAGGTATTGGCGGCATCTTCCAGTCATGCCGCCCCGCCCAACCAAAACTAATCAATAAAGTCACGGGAAATCACCATTTAAACGACCAAATTGTCATATTTGTTCATTAAACTCTGCAACTGTCTGGAAAAACTAGTAATTTTGGTTCACTATTACTTGGTATAACAAGCGACCAGGCTGATCCGACGGTTGCCAAAAGCAAGAGTATCGGCCTCACTGCTATAGGCAAAAACATACCAAAAAGGTGTGACGCATGCTAACGC
It encodes:
- the murI gene encoding glutamate racemase, coding for MLNPNFLIIDSGIGGLSILQEIQHQIPGASACYVADNAAFPYGTQEESNLVARLLTLMPLLQRITQPDIIIIACNTASTIVLDPLRAQTRTPIIGVVPAIKPAAQLSRNQHIALLATPGTIQRQYTQRLIQDFASDCTVIKVGSSELVEEAERKFRGLPVRPEYIRNALAPLAAHLTQIDVLVLGCTHFPFLKEDISAQLPSTVKMIDSGNAIARRAAQLLEEMPLSSQKTAQNLFFFTEDTPGSHILVPGISHFGFDKVQFIGQNTIEFPQNPGAS
- a CDS encoding response regulator; the protein is MSNKLALVVDDSRMARYVLSKMLTEQGIDVDLVESGEEALGYLCGKKPSMIFMDHTMPGMDGFQCLRAIKNDPQTANIPIIMYTSKEGEVYESQARALGAVDIIPKTLKPLMLTKVLERQNLLPNQAGVEYYQNAVGQAANDVVIVDAYSDQAYEPEPPAALSEAKKHASATEEEHPELEVLEQRIEQLTSQLSGINKSGNSFEGRFSRLQYLGLALCVVFIAWLLLNNNQLSQKMTTLETDRRSLQESLDQQSQQNVSVKSQLEKEIQGQASLTNVYNKRFYESIEWALNEAGHFEWNEKPFNDKLATTLTQLAENLDSVGFVGKVDVRSHLGRFCLQTKGNGEPALPEPGQTLNNCEITQLSPSMIDSVGTEQTPTFERFLAAFESEYGEGIDLELSTEGDRQPIVRYPSEDSSMDAERWNKFASRNQRIEVSITPY
- a CDS encoding metal-dependent hydrolase, giving the protein MGSYQSQVKKSPIPVKPRHLDFGFPDELPRYWFDDNPYMTHFLNALSSVFPEGERFFIETVRFYMDQIEDPELLQDIRGFIGQEAHHGKQHEAFNNLIEKQGYPINRFGRFIKKRLAMTRDFMKPDERLGITIALEHFTAILAHQALADPAFTEKAPKEFRDLILWHAIEETEHKAVAFDVFQKVSGNTSLRRKVMLRTSFFFWLHIFALQMVLLWKDGMPIRPLKMAETINFMIGKPGLLRKIGRDYLDYYKADFHPWQHDNRNLISNWKQRFSGIASYIVT